Proteins found in one Lonchura striata isolate bLonStr1 chromosome 25, bLonStr1.mat, whole genome shotgun sequence genomic segment:
- the SLC4A1 gene encoding band 3 anion transport protein, with the protein MEGPGQEAYEEGMRRTLDPEGYEDPGLKSSHLSLGEMSTVSVTDVELEAAGSRRLLSQQDTHEGYVELHELVLDNAKDLCWMEAGHWLKLEEDFQESGDWSQPHLSFLTYHSLLEIRRALNKGAVLLNVEANSLPAIVHILLDQLIYEGQVKPQDRDDVMRTLLLRHSHPTEDESVWTMPPALVQRSGTTRADVERPLLREQRPLEMSRMAGKEQSGVPRPQLLESIPEGAEATLVLVGCAAFLEQPMLAFVRLKDAVTLDGVLDVSVPVRFLVVVLGPDSPQISYHEIGRAIATMMSERVFRRDAYLAEARQELLRAVEDFLDASIVLPPAEAPSEPLLRALVPLQRELLRRRYQPLERLHIGGFLKDLGPEEAAAAEDDDPLRRTGRPFGGLVRDIRRRYPKYLSDIKDALNPQCLAAVIFIYFAALSPAITFGGLLGEKTKGMMGVSELLISTCVQCVLFSLLSAQPLLVVGFSGPLLVFEEAFYSFCSSNGLEYIVGRVWIGFWLILLVLVVVACEGSFLVRYLSRYTQEIFSFLISLIFIFETFSKLVTIFKHHPLQREYNVQAEFQPGVPEPNTALLSLVLMAGTFFMAFFLRVFKNSSFLPGKVRRLIGDFGVPISIFIMALADFFINDTYTQKLSVPRGLQVTNATARGWFIHPMGNNAPFPIWMMFASVIPALLVFILIFLETQITTLIVSKPERKLVKGTGFHLDLLLIVAMGGLAALFGMPWLSATTVRTITHANALTIMSKTSAPGEKSQILEVKEQRISGLLVAVLIGVSILMEPILKYIPLAVLFGIFLYMGVTSLFGIQLFDRILLLLKPPKYHPDEPYVTRVKTWRMHLFTFTQIIFLVVLWVVKSTPASLALPFVLILTVPLRRFLLPRIFRDIELKCLDADDAVVTFEEAEGTDVYNEVQMPS; encoded by the exons ATGGAGGGGCCCGGCCAG GAGGCCTACGAGgaggggatgaggaggaccCTGGACCCCGAAGGCTACGAGGACCCCGGCCTAAAGAGCTCCCACCTGTCCTTGGGCGAGATGAGCA CTGTGTCAGTGACCGATGTGGAACTGGAGGCAGCGGGCAGCAGGAggctcctgtcccagcaggacacCCATGAG GGATACGTGGAGCTGCACGAGCTGGTCCTGGACAATGCAAAGGACTTGTGCTGGATGGAGGCCGGCCACTGGCTCAAGCTGGAGGAGGACTTCCAGGAGTCGGGGGACTGGAGCCAGCCCCATCTCTCCTTCCTGACCTACCACAGCCTCCTGGAGATCCGCCGGGCTTTGAACAAAG GTGCCGTCCTGCTCAACGTGGAGGCCAACTCGCTGCCGGCCATCGTGCACATCCTCCTGGACCAGCTGATCTACGAGGGGCAGGTGAAGCCGCAGGACCGGGACGATGTCATGAGGACGCTGCTCCTGCGCCACAG CCACCCCACCGAGGACGAGTCGGTGTGGACGATGCCGCCGGCGCTGGTGCAGCGCTCGGGCACCACCCGGGCCGACGTGGAGCGGCCGCTTCTGCGGGAGCAGCGGCCCCTGGAGATGAGCAGGatggcagggaaggagcag AGCGGGGTCCCCAGACCCCAACTCCTGGAGTCAATCCCAGAGGGTGCCGAGGCCACCCTGGTCCTTGTGG GCTGTGCAGCCTTCCTGGAGCAGCCAATGCTGGCCTTCGTGCGTCTGAAGGACGCAGTGACACTGGACGGTGTCCTCGACGTGTCCGTGCCCGTCCGCTTCCTCGTCGTGGTCCTGGGGCCCGACTCCCCCCAGATCAGCTACCACGAGATCGGCCGCGCCATCGCCACCATGATGTCCGAGAGG GTGTTCCGCCGGGACGCCTACCTGGCCGAGGCGCggcaggagctgctgcgggCCGTGGAGGATTTCCTGGACGCCAGCATCGTCCTGCCGCCCGCCGAGGCCCCCAGCGAGCCGCTGCTCCGCGCCCTGGTCCCGCTGCAGCGGGAGCTGCTCCGACGGCGCTACCAGCCCCTGGAGAGGCTGCACATCGGGGGCTTCCTGAAAGACCTGG GgccggaggaggcggcggcTGCGGAGGACGATGACCCCCTGCGCAGGACGGGGCGGCCTTTCGGGGGGCTGGTGCGGGACATCCGCCGCCGGTACCCCAAATACCTCAGTGACATCAAGGACGCCCTCAACCCCCAGTGCCTGGCCGCCGTCATCTTCATCTACTTCGCGGCGCTGTCACCCGCGATCACCTTCGGAGGCTTGCTGG GTGAGAAGACCAAGGGCATGATGGGGGTGTCGGAGCTGCTCATCTCCACCTGCGTGCAGTGCGTGCTCTTCAGCCTCCTCAGCGCCCAGCCCCTCCTCGTCGTCGGCTTCTCGGGACCTCTCCTGGTCTTTGAGGAAGCCTTTTACTCG ttctgcagcagcaatggcTTGGAATACATCGTGGGACGGGTGTGGATCGGCTTCTGGCTGatcctgctggtgctggtggtggtggCCTGCGAGGGCAGCTTCCTGGTGCGCTACCTGTCCCGCTACACCCAGGAGATCTTCTCCttcctcatctccctcatcttCATCTTCGAGACCTTCTCCAAGCTGGTCACG aTTTTCAAGCACCACCCGCTGCAGCGGGAGTACAACGTGCAGGCTGAATTCCAGCCCGGGGTGCCCGAGCCCAACACGGCGCTGCTGTCCCTCGTCCTCATGGCCGGCACCTTCTTCATGGCCTTCTTCCTGCGCGTGTTCAAGAACAGCTCCTTCCTGCCCGGCAAG GTCCGGCGCTTGATCGGGGACTTCGGCGTGCCCATTTCCATCTTCATCATGGCACTGGCCGACTTCTTCATCAACGACACCTACACTCAG AAACTCAGCGTCCCCAGGGGGCTGCAGGTCACCAACGCGACTGCCCGGGGCTGGTTCATCCACCCCATGGGCAACAATGCCCCGTTCCCCATCTGGATGATGTTTGCCTCCGTGATTCCCGCCCTTCTGgtcttcatcctcatcttcctcgAGACACAGATCACCAC CCTCATCGTCAGCAAGCCCGAGAGGAAACTGGTGAAGGGCACCGGCTTCCACCTGGACCTGCTGCTGATCGTGGCCATGGGGGGGCTGGCAGCCCTTTTTGGGATGCCCTGGCTCAGTGCCACCACCGTCCGCACCATCACCCACGCCAACGCCCTCACCATCATGAGCAAGACCTCTGCTCCGGGCGAGAAATCCCAGATCCTGGAGGTCAAGGAGCAGCGCATCAGCGGCCTCCTGGTGGCTGTGCTCATTG GCGTCTCCATCCTGATGGAGCCCATCCTGAAGTACATCCCGCTGGCCGTGCTCTTCGGCATCTTCCTCTACATGGGGGTCACCTCCCTCTTTGGCATCCAGCTCTTCGACCgcatcctgctcctgctgaagcCCCCCAAGTACCACCCTGATGAGCCCTACGTCACCCGC GTGAAGACTTGGAGGATGCACCTCTTCACCTTCACCCAGATCATCTTCCTCGTGGTGCTGTGGGTGGTGAAGTCCACGCCGGCCTCGCTGGCGCTGCCCtttgtcctcatcctcaccGTGCCCCTGCGGCGCTTCCTGCTCCCCAGGATCTTCCGGGACATCGAGCTCAAATGT ctggacGCGGATGACGCCGTGGTGACCTTTGAAGAGGCAGAGGGGACAGATGTGTACAACGAGGTGCAGATGCCCAGTTAA